One window of Alteriqipengyuania lutimaris genomic DNA carries:
- a CDS encoding HU family DNA-binding protein: protein MNKNELIGTVAESCGLSKNDASNAVEGVFDAIQKALAGGEEVRLVGFGTFSVAKRKASTGRNPRTGEPMEIKASNQPKFKAGKGLKDAVN, encoded by the coding sequence ATGAACAAGAATGAACTGATCGGCACCGTTGCCGAATCCTGCGGCCTTTCCAAGAACGACGCTTCGAACGCCGTGGAAGGCGTGTTCGACGCGATCCAGAAGGCCCTCGCCGGTGGCGAAGAGGTTCGGCTCGTCGGTTTCGGCACGTTCTCGGTTGCCAAGCGCAAGGCTTCGACCGGGCGCAACCCGCGCACCGGCGAACCGATGGAAATCAAGGCTTCCAACCAGCCCAAGTTCAAGGCTGGCAAGGGCCTCAAGGATGCCGTGAACTAA
- the lon gene encoding endopeptidase La gives MTQRYPLLPLRDIVVFPGMVVPIFVGREKSVAALEAAMEGDKDVFLLAQLDPSCDEPDGSDLYDVGVVAQVLQMLKMPDGTVRVLVEGASRAHLTALHDEGDLTIAEVRAVEQMTVSGSEVTALMRSVVEQFAEYSALSKKNEGAAEELSDVDDAGALADAVSAALNIKVTDKQALLTEPDPRKRLEMLLNFMEGELSVLQVERRIRGRVKRQMEKTQREYYLNEQLKAIQTELGGSGEGGEGDEIAELQEKIEKLELSEEARAKAESELKKLKAMQPMSAEATVIRNYLDVLLDLPWGEESELNRDIEAAQTILDDDHYALEKVKERIIEYLAVQARTNKLKGPILCLVGPPGVGKTSLGKSIARATGRAFVRQSLGGVRDESEIRGHRRTYIGSMPGKIVKNLTKAGTTNPLFLLDEIDKLGQDFRGDPASALLEVLDPEQNARFQDHYLEVDFDLSDIMFVCTANTLDLPQPLLDRMEIIRLEGYTEDEKVEIARSHLLPKQIADHGLEEGEFSLSDDALRDLIRYYTREAGVRTLEREIAKLARKSLRKILEKQATSVEITPENLGEFAGVRKHKHGLAEKEAQIGAVTGLAWTQVGGELLTIESVTTPGKGEIKTTGKLGEVMNESVAAAFSFVKARAPAYGIKPSIFRRKNIHIHLPEGAVPKDGPSAGVGMVTSIVSTLAGVPVRPDIAMTGEVTLRGRVLAIGGLKEKLLAARRGGIPKVLIPEENVKDLADIPDRITEGVEIVPVSHVDEVLAHALVRVPEAIEWTEADDLASQPVAGPPYAESGQTTH, from the coding sequence ATGACTCAACGTTATCCCCTGCTTCCCCTGCGCGACATCGTGGTGTTCCCCGGCATGGTCGTGCCGATCTTCGTCGGGCGCGAAAAGTCCGTCGCCGCGCTCGAAGCGGCGATGGAAGGCGACAAGGACGTGTTCCTGCTCGCCCAGCTCGATCCATCCTGCGACGAGCCCGATGGTTCGGACCTCTACGATGTCGGCGTGGTCGCGCAGGTCCTCCAGATGCTCAAGATGCCCGACGGCACGGTCCGCGTGCTGGTCGAGGGCGCGAGCCGCGCGCATCTGACCGCGCTGCATGATGAGGGCGACCTGACCATCGCGGAAGTGCGCGCCGTCGAGCAGATGACCGTCTCGGGCAGCGAGGTCACCGCGCTGATGCGTTCGGTGGTCGAGCAGTTCGCCGAATATTCCGCGCTGTCCAAGAAGAACGAAGGCGCGGCCGAAGAGCTGAGCGATGTCGACGATGCGGGCGCGCTGGCCGACGCCGTGTCCGCCGCGCTCAACATCAAGGTGACCGACAAGCAGGCCCTGCTGACCGAGCCCGATCCGCGCAAGCGGCTCGAAATGCTGCTCAACTTCATGGAAGGCGAGCTGTCGGTGCTGCAGGTGGAGCGCCGGATCCGCGGCCGCGTGAAGCGGCAGATGGAGAAGACGCAGCGCGAATATTACCTCAACGAACAGCTCAAGGCGATCCAAACCGAGCTGGGCGGTTCGGGCGAGGGCGGCGAGGGCGACGAAATCGCCGAGCTGCAGGAAAAGATCGAGAAGCTCGAACTGTCGGAAGAGGCGCGCGCGAAGGCCGAAAGCGAGCTCAAGAAGCTCAAGGCGATGCAGCCGATGAGCGCCGAAGCCACCGTCATCCGCAACTATCTCGACGTGCTGCTCGACCTGCCATGGGGCGAGGAGAGCGAGCTCAACCGCGATATCGAGGCGGCGCAGACCATCCTCGACGACGATCACTACGCGCTCGAGAAGGTGAAGGAGCGGATCATCGAATATCTCGCGGTGCAGGCGCGGACCAACAAGCTGAAGGGGCCGATCCTGTGCCTCGTCGGCCCTCCGGGCGTCGGCAAGACCAGCCTCGGCAAGTCGATCGCGCGCGCGACGGGCCGCGCATTCGTGCGCCAGTCATTAGGCGGCGTGCGCGACGAATCCGAAATTCGCGGCCATCGCCGCACCTATATCGGCTCGATGCCGGGCAAGATCGTCAAGAACCTGACCAAGGCGGGCACCACCAATCCGCTCTTCCTGCTCGACGAGATCGACAAGCTGGGCCAGGATTTCCGGGGCGATCCCGCCTCGGCGCTGCTCGAAGTGCTCGACCCCGAACAGAACGCACGTTTCCAGGACCACTATCTGGAGGTCGATTTCGACCTGTCGGACATCATGTTCGTGTGCACCGCCAACACGCTCGACCTGCCGCAGCCGCTGCTCGACCGGATGGAGATCATCCGGCTGGAAGGCTATACCGAGGACGAGAAGGTGGAGATCGCCAGGTCCCACCTCCTGCCCAAGCAGATTGCCGACCACGGGCTGGAGGAAGGCGAGTTCTCGCTTTCCGACGACGCGCTGCGCGACCTGATCCGCTATTACACGCGCGAGGCCGGGGTGCGCACGCTGGAGCGCGAGATCGCCAAGCTGGCGCGCAAGAGCTTGCGCAAGATCCTCGAAAAGCAGGCCACCAGCGTCGAGATCACGCCCGAAAACCTCGGCGAGTTCGCCGGGGTGCGCAAGCACAAGCATGGTCTGGCGGAAAAGGAAGCGCAGATCGGTGCCGTCACCGGGCTCGCGTGGACGCAGGTGGGCGGCGAACTGCTGACCATCGAAAGCGTCACCACGCCGGGCAAGGGCGAGATCAAGACGACCGGCAAGCTGGGCGAGGTGATGAACGAAAGCGTCGCCGCCGCCTTCAGCTTCGTGAAGGCGAGGGCGCCCGCCTACGGCATCAAGCCGTCGATCTTCCGCCGCAAGAACATCCACATCCACCTGCCCGAAGGCGCGGTGCCCAAGGACGGGCCGAGTGCGGGTGTCGGCATGGTGACCTCCATCGTCTCGACGCTGGCGGGCGTGCCCGTCCGGCCCGATATCGCGATGACGGGCGAGGTCACGCTACGGGGCCGCGTGCTCGCGATCGGCGGGCTGAAGGAAAAGCTGCTGGCTGCACGGCGCGGCGGTATTCCCAAGGTGCTGATCCCCGAAGAGAACGTGAAGGACCTGGCCGACATTCCCGACCGGATCACGGAAGGGGTCGAGATCGTGCCGGTGAGCCATGTCGACGAAGTGCTCGCGCATGCGCTCGTCCGGGTGCCCGAGGCCATCGAATGGACCGAGGCGGACGATCTCGCGAGCCAGCCGGTCGCCGGTCCGCCCTACGCGGAGAGCGGCCAGACCACTCATTGA
- a CDS encoding beta-ketoacyl-ACP synthase III, with product MSAHDTPRAGRPVISATGLFTPADSISNEELVESFNAYVDRHNAEHADAIEAGEVEPLVHSSVEFIEKASGIKARHVINKPPLIDPAIMEPRHEPRGNDDLSMMAEIGVAAARDALARAEREASDVDAVLCAASNMQRPYPAMAIEIQQALGIDGFAFDMNVACSSATFGIQTAADYIRSGNAKSVLVVSPEITSGHLNWRDRDSHFIFGDVATAVLVEDAEIAPPGHWDILGTKLKTVFSNNIRNNFGFLNRAEPETMGSDDKLFVQEGRKVFKEVVPMVAEMIVTEAQALSLDPKALRRLWLHQANAGMNRLIAQRVLGHEANEDESPTVLDTYGNTSSAGSIIAFHLHQDDLAAGDTGLICSFGAGYSAGAVFVRRAQ from the coding sequence ATGAGTGCGCACGATACACCCCGGGCGGGACGGCCCGTCATCTCCGCCACCGGCCTATTCACGCCGGCGGACAGCATCAGCAACGAAGAGCTGGTGGAAAGCTTCAACGCCTATGTCGACCGGCACAATGCCGAGCATGCCGACGCGATCGAGGCGGGCGAGGTCGAGCCGCTGGTGCACAGTTCGGTCGAATTCATCGAGAAGGCGAGCGGGATCAAGGCGCGCCACGTCATCAACAAGCCGCCGCTGATCGATCCTGCGATCATGGAACCGCGCCACGAGCCGCGCGGGAACGACGATCTTTCCATGATGGCCGAGATCGGAGTCGCCGCCGCGCGCGATGCGCTGGCGCGGGCGGAGCGAGAGGCGAGCGATGTCGACGCGGTGCTGTGCGCCGCATCGAACATGCAGCGCCCCTATCCGGCAATGGCGATCGAGATCCAGCAGGCGCTGGGCATCGACGGCTTCGCCTTCGACATGAACGTCGCGTGCTCCTCCGCTACCTTCGGCATCCAGACCGCAGCGGACTATATCCGCTCGGGCAATGCGAAGAGCGTGCTGGTCGTCAGCCCCGAAATCACCAGCGGGCATCTCAACTGGCGCGACCGCGACAGCCATTTCATCTTCGGCGACGTCGCGACCGCCGTGCTGGTCGAGGATGCCGAGATTGCGCCCCCGGGCCACTGGGACATTCTCGGCACGAAGCTGAAGACCGTCTTTTCCAACAATATCCGCAACAATTTCGGCTTCCTCAACCGCGCCGAGCCCGAGACCATGGGCAGCGACGACAAGCTGTTCGTCCAGGAAGGGCGCAAGGTCTTCAAGGAAGTGGTGCCGATGGTGGCGGAGATGATCGTGACCGAGGCGCAAGCCCTGTCGCTCGATCCCAAGGCGCTGCGGCGGCTCTGGCTGCACCAGGCCAATGCGGGGATGAACCGGCTGATCGCGCAGCGCGTGCTGGGCCACGAGGCGAACGAGGACGAAAGCCCGACTGTGCTCGACACCTACGGCAATACGTCGAGCGCGGGCTCGATCATCGCGTTCCACCTCCACCAAGACGATCTGGCGGCAGGCGATACCGGGCTGATCTGCAGCTTCGGCGCAGGCTATTCGGCAGGCGCGGTCTTCGTGCGGCGGGCGCAATGA
- the rlmB gene encoding 23S rRNA (guanosine(2251)-2'-O)-methyltransferase RlmB, which translates to MAKPERKKPLRGRAGRMKGGRGSGRASTGQVRLWGRHAVEAALLNPERKHRKLWATREGIESLDGELPPDFPIEYADTGDLDRLVARDAPHQGLVLECAALEERDLIEAIQAAPGRPVVVLDQVTDPHNVGAILRSAAAFDAAAIVTQDRHSPPESGVVAKSASGALESVPWVRVVNLARALDDLTAHGFWRIGMAGEAEMTLAQAMPTGPIAIVMGAEGAGLRHNIAGHCDALAKLPISDRIESLNVSNAAAIALYALATREG; encoded by the coding sequence ATGGCAAAACCGGAAAGAAAGAAGCCCCTGCGCGGTCGTGCGGGGCGAATGAAGGGCGGACGCGGCAGCGGGCGCGCAAGTACGGGTCAGGTGCGGCTGTGGGGCCGCCACGCGGTCGAGGCCGCGCTCCTGAATCCGGAGCGCAAGCATCGCAAGCTTTGGGCGACGCGCGAGGGGATCGAATCGCTCGACGGCGAACTGCCGCCCGATTTCCCGATCGAATATGCCGATACCGGCGATCTCGACCGGCTGGTGGCGCGCGACGCGCCGCATCAGGGGCTCGTCCTCGAATGCGCGGCGCTGGAGGAACGCGACCTGATCGAAGCGATCCAGGCTGCGCCCGGCCGGCCGGTCGTCGTGCTCGACCAGGTGACCGACCCGCATAATGTCGGCGCGATCCTGCGTTCCGCCGCGGCCTTCGATGCTGCCGCCATCGTGACGCAGGACCGGCACTCCCCGCCCGAAAGCGGCGTGGTGGCCAAGTCCGCCTCGGGCGCGCTCGAGAGCGTGCCGTGGGTGCGGGTCGTCAATCTCGCCCGCGCGCTCGACGATCTGACCGCGCACGGGTTCTGGCGAATCGGAATGGCGGGCGAGGCCGAAATGACGCTGGCGCAGGCCATGCCCACCGGGCCGATCGCAATCGTCATGGGGGCCGAGGGTGCAGGCCTGCGGCACAATATCGCGGGCCATTGCGACGCGCTGGCGAAGCTGCCGATTTCGGACCGGATCGAAAGCCTCAACGTATCGAACGCCGCAGCGATCGCGCTCTACGCGCTGGCGACGCGCGAGGGCTGA